A window of Miscanthus floridulus cultivar M001 chromosome 12, ASM1932011v1, whole genome shotgun sequence genomic DNA:
TTCCCTGGACCCAAGTTCTTATGTACTTTTGATGTCATGATCTCTCACTGAGGTATCATGCAACCTAAGGAATGTGTCCGGATACATACAGAAGTTGTCATAGCACTTAAGTTGGTTGCGCAAATTCAATTCAACCCATTGCGCACCTGTGGGCTCGGGCAAAGGGATATGAGGATTCACGTGAACAGATTCATTAGCATGCAGCGCCTCTGCATACGCTGCAACCGCGGCTCCAAGCGCCGCCAACTGGAGAACGACATAGTTGTCATCACTTGAACTATCGTTCTCGCTGCAGTCATCAATGCTGCGCATCCTGCAAAGATCAAATGAGTTAGTGACTTCTCAAATTAAACAGCAGCAACAGGCAGTTCTTCGACAACAAGAAATGGAAACGAGAAATTATTGTAGACAGTGGCTTCTGATCAGACAATTGCACTCTTCATAAACAAAATCCAAATGCTATAGAGAAAAGTATTTACATTTGAGCAGACAATTGCACCATCCTTATTCATTATGTACCAAACACAGTATACAAGCACTAGCAGTAgctattttaatttaataaagtaAAGGGCTATGCATTTATTTGGCTACTGCAATACTGCACCACCTCATTCAAGTAAAGATTTATGATGCCAGCCTATGATTTACAAACTACGCACAAGGTTGCCTTTTAAGGATGGTTCTATCATGGCCATATCTTATTTTATATACTGCAACTGATCAGCCCAAGCAGAAGCAGCCCATCAGCCAGCAACATAGCAGCCGAACACAACCTTAATCCATTGTAATTTTATATCTGTTTCTGTTATTGGCGAGAAGGGAACTAACCCAATGAGAATATATACAGATTGCTCGTGATCCAAGGACACTATACGTATATAAATTGTACACAATCATCTCCAGGCAATAATCAGTCATACGAATTATTAGTTTGCTGTGAAATAAGGACAATAGACTTTACATTTTTTCCCTggagaaagaaaaaaataaaagttgagttTGTTCGAACAAGGAAGGAGCCAGAAAGCAAGTCCAACTTTTCAATCATTCCTGTCAAGCTTAGCTTCAAGTCTTTAACGGTAGCTCGATCTTGATATGAGCGAAACCGAGTCAAATTCTCAGTCATAATTTTTGCTTATACGATCACTATTAAATAGTAAATGTTATATTATGGTAGTTTCGGTGTAGCTGAGCAAAACATTTGTTTCAGAAAAACAAACAAAGGAAGTTAGCGTCCAAAATTGTCTTCCAACCCTTACGACACTTGAAATTATTATGGTGGGCTATTACATATGTCGCGTTTACTAGTAATGATGGTGTGTCTAACGAAAAAACAAGCGAATGAAGTTAAGCAGCATTTAAGAGAGGAGCGTGTCAACTTAAACTTTTTCTCTGTGTTCGATAGGGTTTCCAATCACCTAATTTTCCAAGTTTGGTTCAACCTAACCTTTCCTTACCTGGTTAAATCCCTTGTAATGATGATATTAACATATCATGGAAAAGACTTTCAAGTCTAACTGTTTTGGGTAATCCACCAATAAAACCGGGAAAGTTTTCTTTGCCCCTAAGGGCATGTGCCCTTATGCGTGCGCGCCATTAGATGCGTGCTCGTGAGGGCACATGCCCTTAGGGGCAAATTTTTCGCGTTCCCAACAACCCTACTTGATTAGGAAGAAGCTTTGCTTCATTCCTAGATTGTTAAAGCTTTATGCTAAATCAAAGATGTCCATTTTGAATGAGTCTATAGAAAAATGTATTCATCTACAAATTTTACTATTATTACAAATTGAAGGCTCTTTTTTGAGCCTCCACTATCTCACGAGACAGCTGGAGAAAGACATAAAACCTagaaattataaataaaaaaactagcaAGGTGTCCCGCGCTAATAGCGCAGCTACACCCGTTAGTAATATCTCATTtagtattaaattttaattttatGAAAATATAAGTATTTTTACTTTTATAAAAGTTGTTCCCTTTAGGTAATTCAAAATTAAAATGGTATAAATTATTACAATGTGATTTAAGTCATATATAAGTATATTAGAAGAAATATAATTGTATTAGATATATACACAGATATATGTTTTTTTAATATGATATGGGGTTATCACTCCACGATAATATTTATTAATTGTATTAGATATTAGGGCTCCATCCAACATATATAGAATTTTAGATATGATTACCCTGGTGCTGTACATTTTTTCAGCCCCTCCCGCCCTTCTTTTAATACGTTGGTCTTGTCCGATAGTTCTGCTGTTGGATCTGCGTTGCCAACTCCTTTGGGCCCCGTTTAGTTCGCTGGTAGATTTGGCCGCCGCCGGAATCTGTAACACTGTAGTACACTGTAGCGTTTCGTTTGTAttgggtaataattgtccaatcgttgactaattagactcaaaacgttcgtctcgtaaagtacaatcaaactgtgcaattagttttttatttcgttaatatttagtactccatgcatgtaccgtaaatttgatgtgacagagaatcttctttttgtatagtaccaaaattgggaatttggtggaactaaacaagggtttGCAttactaggccttgtttagattgcaaatttttgcaatctggatactgtagcacgtttcgtttgtatttgacaaactttgtccgatcatggactaactaggctcaaaagattcgtctcgtgatttacaaccaaattgtgcaattagttatttttttacctacatttaatgctccatgcatgcgtccaaaaattgatgtgatagagagagaatgaaaaaactttgGAATTTTGagataatctaaacaaggccctagtgaCTAATCATCTTCGCTTATAGCCTGACCTTTTTGTATCCGTATTGACTGATGAAGTAGTTTTTAATCCGTTGTCCTTGGACTAACTGCTTCAGATGGATCTTTCAGCAGTTGAGGATTCATCCAATGTTGACGTTGGTTGTGTGATTGATGTTATGGCAGATACGAAAGCCGTCAGGGTTTCACTGCAACAGCAATCAAATGGCCCTGGCATTCGTACAGGAGAAGATGACAAAGTACCGCTACCACCACGCCTTGCTGCATTCAGCTTTACAGTCTTGAACAGTTAACTCGGTCCCGTTGGGCATGCGCACCGAGGCGAGCTCAGCGCCCAGTTGGTTTGGCTGGTAAACAGTGCTTTTTAAGctcataaataatatttttctctcataacaaatcagtcaacaatactttTAATCATGGCTTATTAGTCAAGCGAACATGACATAGGGTGCTTGAATCATGATAAGTTTAGGAGGTGTCACATGGGGTGTCGCATgtgatgttcggatactaataaaaaaataaatagaatTCGTCAGTAATCCGTAAAATGAATTTATCAAGCCTAATTAacccgccattagcacatatttactgtagcaccacattatcaaatcatggactaattaagtttaaaaaattcgtctcgtaaaaccgtctcaatctatgcatttagtttagtaaatagtttatatttaatactccatgcatgtgtcaaacattcaaTGGGATAACGACTAAAGTCCACATCGTGAACTTGTGGTACTAAAATTGTCCTACTTTCACGACACGTATCCTATTAAATAGACCTAATCCAAAATGAGAATATATACAGATTGCTCGTGATCTAAGGAAACTATACAGTAGTATATACGTATATAAAGAGTACACATGGGATGATATAAAAATAGGAGGTATCAATGTGAAAGTACTTAGAGGTACTAAATAGACGGAGACAGTACCAAAATTAGATGAGATAAGTACCAAAATATGTGGgggcaatttatttatttattttttattttttcagtTATGGAATTTTAGCATCATCGTTGAAGGGCAAGGATGGAATTTTCCATCCCATCCCTGTGAACCAATCGCTCGCATCTGAGTCCAATTATTCTTTCTCCCCTTTGCCTGCCGACGGCCGACGGCGCCGCCACTTTTGAGCCCCTACCGGccgcctgcaggctgcagctcgTGTCCATCGTGCCCCTATGCTGCAGCTTCATGGGTCAGGTTAAGCTGCGAAATCGCTGGCCCAGCCTCACTGACGCAGATAGGCGGCCTCGAGCGCGAAGATGAGAATGCGCCTCCACCGAGCGCACCGCGAGGCGGTTCGCGGGCTGGGGACACACCAGCACGCCGCACCTCCACGACCTACTCCCCTTCGAGGCGCCCTGCGTGCTCACCAATACGCTCGAGTTCAACGACAAGGACGGCAGGGAGGTCACGGCGACCTCGCACACGAAGAGCTGCTGCCTGTTGGAGCCGCCACTCAAAGCAACCGCCAACCGCAGGTTGGCCGCGTCGACTTGAGTAGCCTCGCGACGCGGATGCGAGCACCCTGTCCCTGATGCGGAGCTGGACGTCGTCGCCCGGGACGAGGTCCCGGACCAGCAGACCGGGAGCATCCGTGGGGAGCAAGGCCGCGTCTCGCAGCATGGCAGCGCCGTGGGACCGGATCGGCTGCAGCGCATCCAGCGCGCGCTCCGTGTTGGCCTCTTGCCAGACCCTGACGGCGGCGTTGACCACGAGCATGAGGAAGATGACAAGCTGCTCCATAAGATGGCGGCAGGATGCTACCGAACGGCGAGCGCACCCACGTTGCCGCCACCCCTCGCCGTCGGAACCGTCAGCGGGGCGCGAGCTCTGGTCACGGGCGGGGGTTGCGGCGGGATGCTATGCCTCGTCGTCCTTGTACGGCGAAGTGGACAGCGAATTTACAAAAAACACCCTCAATATTACAAATTATATTTAATAAATAATGTTTTATCAATTAGTTTagtaaaaaatagaaaaattcaaagCACCTGGAAGTACCGAGGTACTTTTCCAACCGTGGTAAAAGATCTATACGAACTATTAGTTTGGTGTGAAATAAGGACAATAGACTTTACATTCTTTTATTTACTCTggagaaagaaaaaataaaagcCAGTTTCTTCGAACGCGGAAGGACGAAGGAGTTGTGACGCTTCCATGGGTCAACGAGTCATGATGATATCAGTAGGCATGGACTATAGTAAGCGCATGTGTCTGTCCGTGAGCTACTGAAAACAACACATGATTCTTTGGAGGGCCGGGTGTTCTGAACCGTATTTTAATGGAATCCCATCTGTGCCAACTTCGATAGATTTTATACTGTACAACACACAACTCCGTCCTTCCGCGTTCGAACAAACTggcttttatttttttctttctccAGGGTAAAAAGAATGTAAAGTATATTGTCCTTATTTCACACCAAACTAATAGTTCGCATGACTGATTACTGCCTGGAGATGATTATGTACTCTTTATACATGTATATACTCATAtatattagttttataattagtttatatttaatattttatgtataaatctAAATATTCGATAAACTTTTGCCCAAGGAAAGAAACACAGCCTACCTAGGAATAGCTGGAGGCTTCGGTGGTTATAGGATTGAACTCGAATACTAGGCCATATTTAGTTTCCATCAAACTCCTAATTTtatcactatacaaaaagaagattccttatcatatcaaacttacggtacatatatggagtactaaatgtagatgacatctaaaactaattgcacagtttggttgaactttgcgagacgaatcttttaagcctaattagtcaatgtttggacaataaattacaaatacaaacaaaattgcTACAGTGTTTGCCGTCACATCAAACACTATACAAATGCCGATTCCGGCGCCAACTAAACGTGGCCCTACTCGATTAGCGAATAGCGATGCGAGTTTTAGCACTGTGCTCCTACTCTCTGCATGTTTGACGCGCATAAAATCGTCGTTCGTTCCTTGACTCTTGCAGTTGCAGGGTGCTTCTGCATCGTATCGTACCGACGAGATGGACAGCCTTGAGTCCGTTGTCAAGAACTGTAAACAACTGCATCACGGATCTGATCACATGGGATGGGATATCGTATCGAGAAAACTGCCAGCCCAGAAAACCGGCGCATGTTTGTAAGCGTGGAGTCAAAGACAATATTACtctcccgttcgcgtgcccttaaacccgacttgatccgcttctttttttttatccggaacagtatttttctctcacaaattcctccagcattcctccaaaccatccaaattccttcaTAATTCCTCCCAGCGAACAGGCCCAATACAGAGTAGTACTCCATATGAATAGAATACCTAGGGTGTCACAGGCCAAATAAAGAACGTGGAACAGCTAATGCTCGCGGGCGCGAGCGCGCGAGCTCGCCGAGGGAATGGAACAACAAACGGCCTGTTCGTCGTTTGGCTCAAGTCATGGTTGTAAATACCGTTggttgatttattatgagaaaaaatactattcgttggttgaaaaaatttggcttataagccaaacgaacagaacGAAAAATTGAGCGATTGTCACCACTTAATAGTTGAAGCGTTCATAGTGCACTCTATATACTCTTATAAAATTAAATTGCACTAGATGCTTTCTCTCTTCGTACAAAGTGTCCACATCATTTTTCACTAAGTATCCCACTAACTTCCAATTTTTTCATGCAAGCTATCccttattaattacaaaaaatGTCAATATCATCTCAATTATGTGCAATACTTTTAATCTCTAATCTATAACCATGTCATCccttattaattacaaaaaatatcCACACCATCTCTATTATGTGCAATACTTTTAATCTTTAGTCTATTAACGTAAATCCATTTATATATGCTATTTGTTTTATCATCTATTCTTCTATAATGTGATCAAATATTCTATTGGTCTTCTTTTACTAGCTTACTGATTTTTTTTACTAGATTCGATACAATAAAATAACATACAagtcaaattcatatatatacacacaatatacagatttatttttaagaaaatcctATGACAACGCGCGGGGTATACTTCTAGTTTTATTAATTCCTAATAACACCCAAGAATGTGGATACAACTATAAAAGAGAAATCCTAAAAAAGTTTAAACAATTGTGGCGTGTGCAGCAGATCAATCTGACTGGAGAGGGACGGGCGCCCGTGCGGCCGTGGAACAGAAAGACAGATATGGGCTTTCCATAAGGCCTGGCTCTACAAGGAAAAAAGAGTTAGAAAAGGCCTCAACACATATATGGGCTTTCCATAAGGCCTGGCTCTACAAGTAAAAAAGAGTTGGAAAAGGCCTCAACAGTTGGTTGGCCTCTTGGATTCGGGTAGTTCGTGCAGTCGTCCTGGTATCTGCTGCTTTGAATCGTAGTTCACTGATGCAACCTAAGCTAGAGTTATCAACACACAGCCGCACAGGTGAGGTGAGGGGGCCTGGCGCACAGAAACAAACGTACCAACGCCATGGACAAAGAACTGAAAGCACCAACGCCATGGACAAGGAACTGAAAGCACATACACATGATTAGCGTAACATCAAGCTGAGAACTGGGGCCGAGCAATCTATTCTCCACTTCGTCTCTaaaagagacttttccctgtgtgccagaGGATATCATCGACACATAATAGGGCGCGTCGAAGAAATGAATATAGCATAACATTGCTGATTGTTCCAATATCGATTTCCATTACATCAAATATCAATCACAGTTCTGCCGAACTGCGCCGAGGAGCTTAGCAGAGCTAGCTGAATTTTACATTGTATGCGAAAGCAAATTTGCCAGAGTTCCATAAACAACCGAACCCATTTTTTCAGGCTTATGTACAGGAGTACCTACTATAGGAATATAGGTAAACAGCGACCGCCGAGCCATGCTTTCAGTCATCGATGAGCGACCAGGTGATCATTTTGCATGCAGGGGCTCTAATCACCCTGGCTGCTGACGGCCTTAATGCCATGCTGCGTTTTCTCATGCGCTGCTCTTCATGCCATCGGCTGTGTTGCCAGAGAAAGCCCAGTGCGGCTTGGCCAGGGTGCGCTTCGTAGCCTTCACTGACAGTGGGCTGTTCTTGCCCTGTTCGTCAAGCAGCGAATTTGCCAGTTAGAATCAGATGAAATTTACAACGATTTCATAGCTAACTGAAGAAAAAAAGACAATGAAATGATCCGAGCATTTACCATGAGGCAGGTTCCCTGCTGTACGTTGCAGATGGGGTAGTCATGGGGGCAGCAGCTGTAGTGATCGTCACAGCAGGTGGCGCCCTCGAGCGGGCAGCAGCCCCAGGCGAAGCAGTACTTGCCATACtcgtagatgcagcagcaggtggtGCTCTCAGGGCACGAGTAGTAGTTGTCGCAGACGCTGGGCTCTGGGGTGGGAGAAGGGGGGGTAGGGCCAGGGTTCGGGGGGTTGGCGCCCTCCTTCAGGGGGTACGATGGTTCAACAGCGATACCGCACTTGCCGCTAGACGCCTTGATGTTGCGCTCCATCCTGATGTAACCGGACTCGCCCCAGCTGCTGCCCCATGAGTTCTTAACGATCCAGTAGTCCTTGCCATTCTCTGTGCCATAGCCGACGGCCGTGACACCATGGTCCAACGCTGTTCCGCACTTTCCAGTGAAGATACCCTGAGACCAGGAAATGTTAGTCATCAGTACAAGGCAGATGATTCATGGAGTTGATGACACAAATAGTAACAACAACGAAGGATGAGATTAAAAAAAAGATGGAGTAGGTGTGGGTATCTGCAATTTTGTGGCCAATGCATTTGTCTGAAAAAGCCTATTTAACTTATGACAAGGGAAAACATTTTCAGAATCTTCTGCCCAGTTTTTGCTGGAAGTGGATGATAGCTCACACCACTCTTACCAAAGCACATCTTTCCGAAAGCCCTCACAAAAACACATCAAAACTGTGTACCATTAAAAATGCTTCACAAGAAGTGGCAGTATAGTCTTTGAGAAAAACAAAGGAGCATGATTCATGCAAAGTGGTGGGGCACCGAAGCACTATTGTATTGCAAAAGTTGCTAATATGTAGTCTGAATTGTACTAAACTAAGCCAGGGGTATGAACAAGGTATCATAATTGATGTAGCAGTTGCAACTTGCAGAGTGACAACAGAATCATTCCTTCTGGAGAAAATAATCTTGAGTAAAGCGATATGATGGGGACAATTTTAAAGCAATTAGGTGACTCAACCTAACATGTGCATGTCTTGTTCAAGGCAGATGGTCTTTATTTCTTTTACGGTGATGGAGATATAATCAACTAATCGCTACCTACTGATAGTCAAATACTAGATGATTCCATAAATTCATCTCTGAATTTAACCAAATGGTCCACAGATGAAATTAGCAGCAAGGTTAGTGTCAATTACCGAGCTGTAGAGCTGAAATGCACTGCCACTAGCCTCAATAGCAACACTGACGGGCTGGTTTGCAACTGCCTTCTGCAGACTCTTCTCACTGTTCACTGGTACATCTTCATAGCTGTCAATAGTAACAACCTTCGCGTTTTTCTGCAATGAACCCAACACACATAACCAGCAGTAAGAAAAAATGACGCTGGTCTTTGGAAAATCAAGGGAAACCATGAAGCCAAAAATACCTTGTTGGCATCACACCGGCCGTCCGTGCCCTTGTAAGGGTAATCTGCCTCCGTGTCGATTCCGCCATTGTTGATGATGAACTCAAACGCATAGTCCATCAGACCTCCATTGCACCCCTCGTTGTATGAAGTGTCACAGTCAACAAGCTCCTGCTCAGACAAGGAGATCAAGTCGCCCGTAACAATCTGGTTGATGCCTTCCACAGCTGCTATTGTTGAGAAAGCCCAGCAACTCCCTGGAAGAGATAAACATAGATCATATTTCAATGTCAATAACTCAATATGTCATCAATATCATTGTTTAGTCCTGCACATCAATTAAATTAAAAAAGGCAGCCAAATCAAAAGAGTGAAAGCTACCCACAATAGAGTGGAAAATATCTTTATGGGCGTAGCATATTTTATTTAAGAGAAGAATTTTGTGGTGATGAATAGGATGCCGAGGGGGAGAGGCGACCAATAGGAACGTGAAACGGTCACAAGAGCCGTGATGAAAGTCGTTTCCAAGAGGCTAATATCTGGAATCATGAAGTGAGCTTGTCCAGAGGAGAAAAGGAGCTTATTGGTCCAGCCACCTTGTCAGCTAGACAGCGACTGCTATTAGTGTAGTCATATTTTTTCTTGGTTGCGCCTTCCAGCAGGGGCACTGCCTCACTGGAGTTCACAAGGAGCAAGGTGATGTCCATGttctttccttcttcttctttttttgataAGAGGTGATGTccgcctaccccaacttgcttgggactgaaatgctaccgttgttgttgttgttgttgttgttgttgataagAGGTGATGTCCATGTTCGATGAACCTACTTACATAGTATATGTCCCCTTTCATGCAAGACACAGGACCAAGTTATTGTAAATCAGATAAGAGCAAATGAGcaatatatatacaaatataagGAGGAAAATGGCTAGATAAGGTTTGCAAGTAAAAAATCTTATAAAATTAGGGCACGTTTAGTTGGCAAAATTTTTTGGTttcggctactgtagcactttcgtttgtatttggcaattagtgtctaattatggactaattaggttcgaaagtttcgtctcgtaattcctcacccaactgtgcaattagttttgtttttcgtctatatttagtactccatgcatgtgccgcaagattcgatgtgacactttggtgTGAAATTTTTTGGAATCAAAACAAAGCTGTACCCAAAAAGAATAATTTTATTTTAAGTAGTTTTATTTGTTAGCGAATCTATCTATGGAGTTCGAATTCAAAAGCATAAGTACTAATCTATATGCGTGCCATCTCTGCAACCTCCCACCCATTTTGGGGGGCACGACTAACGAATTGCAGAAGCTGAAGCTTGCCGCTGAGCGTTGACCTTCAGGTAGAACCGTAGAAGAGACAAATCCCCTACTCTCTTTTTGTTCATGTGGATAAAATAAAAACTACTGCCAGTTGTGGTGAACAACAGAGTTTACAGTTTTTTCGGGCCAAAAAAAGAAAACACGCCCGAAGAACCTTCCCATGTTCTATCTAGAATTATTAAGCATATCAGCTATCAGAAGCAGGAAAgtaaaaaaaagggggggggggggggggggggggggggggagcgaaGATTGGTATATGGAAGCTTACCGCAGCTGCCCTGGTCCTTGACCTCCGCGACGGCGCCCTTGGTCCTCCAGTCGACGGACTCCGGCAGGCCCTCGTTGTCGGCGGCGTGGTACCTGGTGCTGAGCTTCCTCTCCCTCTGCGGCTTGGTCCTGACGCCGAGGTAGGTGGCGCGGTACTCCTCGTTGGTGAGGTCGGCGAAGCGGTTGAGGCCGAGGCGGAAGGAGTGGACGcccgcgtcggcggcggcgttgTGCTCGTCGATGTAGCGGAGGTTGTCCCTGAACACCTGGTACCGCCtctcctcctcgccgatggcGTTGTAGGTCCGGCCGTGCGTCGCCATCCACTCCGCGTACATCCGCCGCGTCTCCTCCTCGCTCCGCTCCCCGTAGGAGATGATCGACATGTCCGCCGCCGCGGCGAgcgacacgagcagcagcagcagcagcgccgccgccagcgATGTGGTGGAGGCGCCCATCTCCGCCGCGCTACAGGAAGTCTAGCTAGCTAGGGAGAGGAGGGCGCAGAGCAGATGGATGAGAGGATGACAGGATGCTGGAGGCCCTTCTTTTTCTTTCCGTGACGGGCTGGTATCGGGGTCGCTTTATACAAGTGGGGGCGGGGGAGTGGTGGGCCCAGATTCCGTGATACCTttgggtttttctttttttttccccgTCGCTTGGATATTTTTAAAGTGTTGTTTAATTGGCTATTTTAAAGTGTTGTTTAATTCATTCACATTTTCTACGGAACCAGTCGCCAGTACTCCTACGACATTTTGG
This region includes:
- the LOC136497757 gene encoding oryzain alpha chain-like, with the protein product MGASTTSLAAALLLLLLVSLAAAADMSIISYGERSEEETRRMYAEWMATHGRTYNAIGEEERRYQVFRDNLRYIDEHNAAADAGVHSFRLGLNRFADLTNEEYRATYLGVRTKPQRERKLSTRYHAADNEGLPESVDWRTKGAVAEVKDQGSCGSCWAFSTIAAVEGINQIVTGDLISLSEQELVDCDTSYNEGCNGGLMDYAFEFIINNGGIDTEADYPYKGTDGRCDANKKNAKVVTIDSYEDVPVNSEKSLQKAVANQPVSVAIEASGSAFQLYSSGIFTGKCGTALDHGVTAVGYGTENGKDYWIVKNSWGSSWGESGYIRMERNIKASSGKCGIAVEPSYPLKEGANPPNPGPTPPSPTPEPSVCDNYYSCPESTTCCCIYEYGKYCFAWGCCPLEGATCCDDHYSCCPHDYPICNVQQGTCLMGKNSPLSVKATKRTLAKPHWAFSGNTADGMKSSA